ATTGAAAAACTTATTTGACAGGAAATATTCCATTTCTTCTTCAAATGACAGCAGTTTATCTTTAATATAACCTTCTTTAGATGTTTTAAGTAGCTTTTCAATTAACTCCAGTATCAATTCCAAAAAGTATTTGAAAAACCTGTTTTCAGCAACATCAATGATGTCCTCATGTTTGGTTTGTTCTATTTCACGAGGAATATAACCATTTAATTTTTCAACTATTTTAAAATCAGCATCTGATTTAGATAGATTATTTGACTTTGAAACCATATTTTTTAAAGTATTCTGATTTACATTTGATGCAAATGAAATTGGAACAGTTTCTGTATGATTTATCAATTGTGAGTGTAAATTTTTAGAAATGTATTCAAATATGGAAGGCAAATTATCACGACGGAAAAGATACTCCAAAAACATGAAATCTTCATAATATGTTTCTTTTTGTCTATAATCAAGTTCAAATTCCTGATATAAAGGAGAATTAACTTCAAATATTAAACTTAATGCATGCTGTGACAAATCAGCTATCATTGCTGAGTATTGGTTAAAGTAATCTATTTTTTTAGATCGAACTTCAATTGGAATTTTAATCGAGTTGACCCCATCTTTTCTGATATCCAAAAATGATTTTCCGACATAGCTTCTGAAATTCAAAGTGCCTGCAATTTTATAATTCTTCTTATCACCCAAATCAAACCTAAACTCTTTAAAATGACTATCATTAATTTTTATTAATGAATACAACACATCATAAGAAGCATTAACATCTTTTGATTCGAATAGTACCTGATACTCAGTTTCTTCTAAAAATAGTAATTTAGCAAAATTGGCTCCAATGTCTGGACAATATTGAATGGGAGTCAAGTTATCGGGCTCATCAACAATTGGAACATTAATTAAGGTTATTGAATGAGAAATATCCCTATTGGAATCTTTGCTACCCCTATAATCCAGCGAACTAATTGTTAAAGTTCCAAGATTATCTGATTCCTC
This DNA window, taken from Methanobrevibacter sp., encodes the following:
- a CDS encoding DUF2357 domain-containing protein, with amino-acid sequence MIEQKVIIHLTDEESDNLGTLTISSLDYRGSKDSNRDISHSITLINVPIVDEPDNLTPIQYCPDIGANFAKLLFLEETEYQVLFESKDVNASYDVLYSLIKINDSHFKEFRFDLGDKKNYKIAGTLNFRSYVGKSFLDIRKDGVNSIKIPIEVRSKKIDYFNQYSAMIADLSQHALSLIFEVNSPLYQEFELDYRQKETYYEDFMFLEYLFRRDNLPSIFEYISKNLHSQLINHTETVPISFASNVNQNTLKNMVSKSNNLSKSDADFKIVEKLNGYIPREIEQTKHEDIIDVAENRFFKYFLELILELIEKLLKTSKEGYIKDKLLSFEEEMEYFLSNKFFNHISTMDYVPFNSQILQKKEGYREIFQYFLMLEFSFRLSWDEINNQFKGFEKKLSELYEYWCYFKLLKVLNELSIKKINFEDVFKINKDNWSISIKKGIGSRKTFHLNLYGHDIEIDLFYNLRFSDGSQYRSYSLAFKPDYTLLVKINDEINYVHFDAKYRSELEIIDYYDTIESNKQLDEEIEKRDSLEEKERLFKDGDIYKMHTYKDSILLTEGSYVLYPGNRTKKFLETNTVIPSVGAFSLTPGNDGFEEDDLESFIKEVIWTLLFNKGLTTREWVSNN